From a single Ciconia boyciana chromosome 4, ASM3463844v1, whole genome shotgun sequence genomic region:
- the NREP gene encoding neuronal regeneration-related protein, protein MVYQPRLTIWVSQKILPPSRGDGGFPKGSLPISKEVNRKKKSETEGACPDPVNGYGHHFTKINYLYSF, encoded by the exons ATG GTTTATCAACCAAGGTTAACGATTTGGGTAAGCCAGAAAATCTTACCACCCAGCCGAGGGGATGGGGGATTTCCAAAG ggaAGTCTCCCCATCTCGAAGGAAGTAAATCGCAAGAAGAAAAGTGAGACGGAGGGGGCATGCCCGGATCCAGTGAATGGCTATGGACACCATTTCACCAAGATCAATTACCTCTACTCTTTTTAA